The segment CAAAGTCCCATGGGTAATATTTTGCGGTTGACCCAGTCAGAATTAGTTTACAGGCAATAAATTCTGCATTATACCAACCTGTAGAAATTTTGCAATAAATACTTAATCTATACATTTGAGTGTATAAATACTTGCTGTGAATAAAGTGAAATCAATGGTACATAATAAATAACTCTACACAGTATGACATTTTACCATCCGAGACAGACGATGTACAAGGCTTTCTCCTGATACACCGGTGTTTATAGGAGTGTGTGATGGACAGACAACTGCTGTCCTTTGGATCATAGCATAAACTAGTAGATTAATATTGCTCCAGAAAAACTGACAGAGAGGCAGATAAAGTGAAGACCTATGCTCCTCATGAAAGAAATAATGGTATGCTCCAGATAAACATACTAAAGGGCAGATGGTGTGAAGTCCTAAGCTCCCTCCCCCCTATAGAGTTGGTGGTATGCTCCAACTGCTTATGAAAGAtcagtaaaagaaaaaaaagaaaaaaatcacttcATTTTGAAAGTTTATGATCAAATAAACTTACCTTGGAATCCCTTATCTATCCAGAACTTGCCCCACTCCATTTTACCCTCATCTCCAATTTTCTGAAGCACGCTGAGATTCTGAAGAGGCTGAATTCCTCCGGAGATCACAGAGACGATCTCTCGCACCTTTGAAAAAGATGatcaaattttctttttcatgtacatgtatatttgaaacAACTTTAGAGCTCAATAGTACAAGTCTCTGCCATAGATTCAGAAATATCCCCCTCTCTTCAGAAAGGCACACACCACACGGCACCTGTTATCAGGTACAGGAGGAGtttaaaaaaatggaaaaaaggaaatatgacattacataaagataaataaataaataaaaataaataaaaatgaaaaaaataaataaataaaaaataagaaaaatttAGTTGGTTCTCAGGTCCACTTATCTGTTTTTCATCAATAAAATGatagaaaatataacaaatgCCCTAACCTCATTTTAGAAAAAATTGGCCCGAGAACCAAGTAATTAATTTAATCAAAAACCCTAATTACTTTGACTCTTTCCAGTGGATCTTTGGGTAAAAGAGGCTTTTCTGGATGGACCTCTTCTAGGTATTCCAACATTGCTACCTGAAATAATACAAAGAAACACATGTGGATTTATGAAAATCACatgataattattattattttgtgaaTACATCAAACTCATATTTTTACATATGAcctcatagatatatattgtgacatcatCAAAATGGCAATGAAATATGCCAGCACACCTGTTGAACATAATCCACATAGATATGTAACAATGGAACAATTTAGGCGAAGATGTCAAGAATGACATGGAAAACCATAATATTGTCTTCAATATTATTCACAGTGAAATAATTCTTCACGATGAGACAGGAAGAATCTTATTTTGGACTCTGTCATGGAGGCCAAAGCCGAAATGGATGGGAAAATCTAGGGATGGTCTATCTATCAACGTGATCTATGCATCCCCCACTACAAcaatttttataaaacaaaataaatgcgTAAATTACACAGGTTTTAACGGTATACAAATTAATGCTGTAAAACCATATTTAGCTTATGAAAATCATAGTACACAGTGAAAGGTAGTTGATTAACCGTCTGGAATTCTAGGTCAGAAGCTATAAGGAGTGAGCCCAACATTCAGTTTTCTGAATATCCGTTGTTTATTCATGAGTGCCGTTCACATGTTTCAGCTTTAGGCGCGCGAGAATTCTGTTAATTAAGCTTAGAAGGGAAGGACCGGAGTATGTGCCGGTCTAGCTCTGATAACGAAGCTCAGGACAACAATTGGcaaatttctgacagatggtcatcggagagcagtgtaggcagggtatgaatattcattcTAGTGCTAGTCTTGCAGCATGCATATCAAAACAACAAGAAATACTCACAGACTGTGTCATTGTACTGCCATTCATCACTAATGCTGGTACTTGTTTCATGGGATTTATGGTGGAATAATCCTCCTTTCAGTTACAAAatcttgttcaaaataaataaaaaagtatatattaacTTCCACATTTCCCAGtaacaaaataatttccaaGTTATATAATTAGATGTTAATATTATCCTTCACACAAGACAAGCTGAGTACTTATATTTTCCAATTAAATTactgaaaaatattaaattctaaattatcattaatattacaTGAGAAGGCTCctagtaaaataaaacaacataaaatgaAGAAgatattatgaaaatgattatTCTTGgtaaaaaaactattttgtttttattaaataaacaaaggaTACTTCTCACCTGTTGTCCTCCATCTTTCACCAAATTCACATATTGGGATTCGTACTCAATTCCTTTCCATGCTAGAGCTGAAATATACATTAccatgtatgtcatcattgatCGTACCATCAAATCACTTCCTTTTCAGGTATTCGCCTTTTAAGTTTTCATATCTCTACAGAAATTATTCATActcataattatatcaaaatattagataaaatCAACCACATAACTGTCAAGGGATTAGAACTGGAAAATTTGATATCTCCAGTTTGGTAATCACTCTGTTATAGGATCTATGATATTCACTTGAAAAAGATGCATGTATGTCTAGTTTTTAGTGAAATGATTCTCAAgctgaataaatatatttagaaatgtctcacattgttttaattgtaattaaggagatattgatgATAGTTTTCTGCCAGTACATTTTTACTCTACGGATAATAATATTACTACCTACTGATTTTCTGCATAGAAAATGGCACTTTCGTTCTTGTGAGATATTCATGGTAAAAGAATGgttcattgtttattttcaattaccGGTATATAGAGctagttatatcaatattaacaaCATTTTTTGAAGAAATGTCGGTAGATCCTGAAATGCATTTAACAacaaatattatgtaatattaattaGATTAAATCATGATGTTGCTTGCAGATCTATTTACAACTAACTGTTccattatcaaattaattcCAATGACAAAGTACACAATAGGAAATGGAAATTAcaaattacaatataattttttttattttcaattctatgtgaaacaaaacaaaaaacaaaaacataccaaTTCTTACTCTCCAGGAACAGGAACTCCGAAAGTAGGTGTACAGCACTGGCTTAATACAGAAAAGTAAATATTACTGAgtacaaacaagaggcccaatgggcctgtatcgctcacctggctctacagcaactttgaagttgattgaggtcatttctacaaatactatgctgattatcatagtaagctaggtttattcatattaataaattttctagtccttcattccagcattttattggcccaatatctggtctaggaggctcttggctatcgcaaaattattgtttacagatttaagccgatttcacccctgtgaccttaaatgtaggtcaagggtcattcatttgaacaaactttgtagcccttcacctcagcatgctacagtcccaatacctagcccctgggcctcttggttattgagaagaagtcaattgaagaatatagcctatttgacccatgtgaccttgaatgaagatcaaggtcatttatttgaacaaactttgtagcccctcaccccagcatgctacaggcctaatatcaagtcctcTGGCCTCTTGGGTATTGAGAAGatgtcgtttgaagattatagcctatgtcaccagtgtgaccttgaatgaagatcaaggtcatttatttgaacaaactttgtagcccattacccaagcatgctacagacccaataccaagcccctggaactcttggttattgagaagaagtcaattgaagattataacctatttgaccaatgtgaccttgaatgaaggtcaaggtcatttatttgaacaaactttgttgcccttcactcaagcatgctacaggcccaatataaagtccctgggcattttggttattgagaagaagtcgtttgaagattacagcctattttacccatgtgaccttgaatgaaggtcacggtcatttattttatcaaacttaatagcccttcatcccagcatgctacagacccaatatcaagtcccttggcctcttggttattgagaagaagtcgattgaagattatagcctatttgacccatgtgaccttgaatgaaggtcaaggtcaattatttgaacaaactttgtagcccttcaccccagcatgctacaggtccaatatgaagttcctgggcctcttggttattgagaagaagttgtttaaatgaaaaagttgacgccggacgacggacgccgcaccatggcataagctcacttgcccttcgggcaggtgagctaaaaacaggATATTTAATAACTGACATGTGTTTTTACTGTGTTTATTAGTTGTACATATGGAGTGTTGCTTCTGTAGTATGAGGGGAGATAAATCCTACAGTATTATTACCATTGGGTAAATGTACAAAGAAATGGTTAACAAAATGGTAAGGTCTGATCAAATAAGCATTGCTATCAACATTGATTGTTTACAGCACTGTAGTTTCATGCCTGGATgaagaaatatcaaaacaagggcccaatggacCCGAATCGCTCGCCTGTAATGCAGTGATCtgttcatatatggatcctgcagttatttgaaagcatgctacaggaccaatataatgtctctcggctctttggctattcagaagttatttaaagatttaagcatacttgacgtgacgtgaccttgaatgtgagtcagggttattcatttgaacaaacttggtagcccttcaccaaagcatgctacagacccaataccaagcccctgggcctcttggttattgagaagaagtcagttgaagattataacctatttgaccaatgtgaccttgaatgaaggtcaaggtcattcatttgaataaactgaagagcccttcaccccagtatgctacaggccaaatattaggtctctgggactcttggttattgagaagaagtcgtttacagattttagcctgtttgactcctgtgaccttgaatgaaggtcaaggtgatttatttgaacaaacttggtagcacttcactccagcatgctacagacccaatatcaactccctgggactcttggtttgTGAGAAGGAGTCGTTTAAAGATTGGAGTCTTTTTGactactgtgaccttgaatgaaggtcaaggtcattcatttgaacaaacatcgTAGCGCTTCAcatcagcatgctacagacccaataccaagtcccttggtcttttggttatttagaagaagttgtttaaagattttagcattttttaaCTATGggaccttgaatgagggtcaaggtcattcatttgaacaaacttggtagcccttcacctcagcatgctacagacccaatatcaagcccctggaactcttggttattgagcaGAAGTCCTTTAAAGATTTGagtctttttgactcctgtgaccttgaatgaacgtcaaggtcattcatttgaacaaacatggtagcccttcaccccagcatgctacagacccaatatcaagccCCTGGAACTCTTGGTTATCGAGCAGAAGTCCTTTAaaaattttagcctttttgactcctgtgacctagaatgaaggtcaaggtcaaccaTTTggaaaaacttggtagcccttcactccagcatgctacagacccaatatcaagcccctggaactcttggttattgagcaGAAGTCaattgaagaatatagcctatttgacccatgtgaccttgaatgaaggtcaaagtcatttatttgaacaaactttgtagcccctcaccccagcatgctacacgCCTAAGATCAAGTCCTcgggcttcttggttattgaggagaagttgtttgaagattatagcctatttgaccaatgtgaccttgaatgaaggtcaaggtcatttatttgaataaactttgtagccctttaccatagcatgctacaggcccaaaatcaagtccttgggcctcttggttattgagcaGAAGTCCTTTAAAGATTTGAGCCtttttgactcatgtgaccttgaatgaaggtcaaggtcattcatttgaacaaacttggtagtccttcaccccagcaggccacatgcccaatatcaagtccctggcctcttggttattgagaagaagtcaattgaagaatatagcctatttgacccatgtgaccttgaatgaaggtcaaagtcatttatttgaacaaactttgtagcccctcaccccagcatgctacacgCCTAAGATCAAGTCCTcgggcttcttggttattgaggagaagttgtttgaagattatagcctatttgaccaatgtgaccttgaatgaaggtcaaggtcatttatttgaataaactttgtagccctttaccatAGCATGCTACCGGCCCAAaatcaagtccttgggcctcttggttattgaatagaagttgtttgaagaatatagcctatttgacccatgtgaccttgaatgaagttaaaggtcattcatttgaacaaactttgtagcccttcagaccagcatgctacaagcccaatatcaagtccctaagcctcttggttattaagaagaagtcatttgaagaatatagcctatttgaccaatgtgaccttgaatgaaggtcaaggtcatttatttgaacaaactttgttgcccttcactcaagcatgctacaggcccaatataaagttcctgggcctcttggttattgagaagaagtcgtttgaagattatagcctatttgaccaatgtgaccttgagtgaaggtcaaggtcatttatttgaacaagcttggtaGTCCTTTatcccagcaagctacaggctcaatatcaagtcccttggcctcttggttattgagaagaagtcgtttgaagatttgagcctatttgaccaatgtgaccttgtatgaaggtcaaggtcatttatttgaataaactttgtagtcctttaccaaagcatgctacaggcccaatatcaagtccttgggcctcttggttattgaatataagttgtttgaagaatatagcctatttgactcctgtgaccttgaatgaaggtcaaggtcattcatttgaacaaacatcgTAGCGCTTCACCTCAGCatactacagacccaatatcaagtccctgggtcttttggttatttagaagaagttgtttaaagattttagcattttttaactatgtgaccttgaatgagggtcaaggtcat is part of the Pecten maximus unplaced genomic scaffold, xPecMax1.1, whole genome shotgun sequence genome and harbors:
- the LOC117320748 gene encoding maleylacetoacetate isomerase-like, translated to MPAILRYRDDCIDPVLYTYFRSSCSWRVRIALAWKGIEYESQYVNLVKDGGQQEDYSTINPMKQVPALVMNGSTMTQSVAMLEYLEEVHPEKPLLPKDPLERVKVREIVSVISGGIQPLQNLSVLQKIGDEGKMEWGKFWIDKGFQGKFI